Proteins encoded together in one Desulfuromonas sp. window:
- a CDS encoding ABC transporter substrate-binding protein, translated as MLVPFLLLLVLGCEREVKPIKIGFVGGLTGRVAGLGISGRDGALLAVEEVNAAGGINGRNVVIVVKDDKQDPTAAKQGVAELIKEDVVAIIGHMTSSMTAVTLPLVNQAEKLMISPTSKSDLFSGKDDYLLRVTAPSSFNARKIAELACQEMGLKRFAVVYDLNN; from the coding sequence ATGCTCGTGCCGTTTCTTTTGCTGCTGGTTCTCGGTTGCGAGCGCGAGGTGAAACCGATTAAAATCGGTTTTGTCGGAGGTTTGACCGGTCGCGTAGCGGGGCTCGGTATCTCAGGGCGTGATGGGGCCTTGCTGGCGGTCGAGGAAGTCAATGCGGCGGGTGGCATCAACGGGCGCAATGTCGTTATTGTGGTCAAGGATGACAAACAGGATCCGACTGCAGCGAAACAGGGTGTTGCCGAACTCATTAAAGAGGATGTTGTCGCCATTATCGGACACATGACCAGTTCGATGACTGCTGTGACGCTGCCGCTGGTCAACCAGGCTGAGAAGTTGATGATCAGCCCGACCAGCAAATCCGACCTTTTCAGCGGTAAGGATGACTACCTTTTACGGGTGACGGCCCCCAGCAGTTTCAACGCAAGAAAAATTGCCGAACTGGCCTGCCAGGAAATGGGATTGAAGCGTTTTGCTGTTGTTTATGATCTCAACAACG